Proteins encoded within one genomic window of Cucumis sativus cultivar 9930 chromosome 3, Cucumber_9930_V3, whole genome shotgun sequence:
- the LOC105435015 gene encoding uncharacterized protein LOC105435015, translated as MGIKVLSVQNMVSWSCFHLMKNAIPPPPPSSDSTNIKLIHSDGVVRIYHRPIYVSEVLLEFPKHLVCRSDSFYIGQKIPPLSDQDLLQLGHKYFLLPTSFFHSVLSFVTIASFFSSSNNNNKNRFINNAAASHCPFDLQRTPSGCLKIRVSDDFISQLLEQGNNPKPLPPQQSPSLPLGKICTTPQLAKDYTQLVRTRKWKPKLETIKETQKKRISSFGLKKANPFPSTPIRSPYPLHHLRSIHFAYKHKIRIKARS; from the coding sequence ATGGGGATCAAGGTTTTAAGTGTTCAGAACATGGTTTCTTGGTCTTGTTTTCATTTGATGAAGAATGCTATTCCCCCACCTCCACCCTCCTCCGATTCCACCAACATCAAACTTATTCATTCCGATGGCGTTGTTCGTATCTACCACCGCCCCATTTATGTTTCTGAGGTTTTACTTGAATTCCCTAAGCATTTGGTTTGTCGTTCTGATTCTTTTTACATCGGTCAGAAAATCCCTCCCCTCTCCGATCAAGACCTCCTCCAACTCGGCCATAAATACTTCCTCCTCCCTACCTCCTTCTTCCACTCTGTTCTCTCTTTTGTCACTATcgcttctttcttttcttcttccaacaacaacaacaagaaTAGATTCATTAACAACGCCGCCGCCTCCCACTGTCCCTTTGACCTCCAACGGACACCTTCTGGCTGCCTCAAAATTCGTGTCTCCGATGACTTCATTTCTCAATTACTGGAACAGGGGAATAACCCTAAACCTCTCCCACCCCAACAATCTCCCTCTTTACCCCTTGGCAAAATCTGTACTACGCCTCAGTTGGCTAAGGATTATACACAGCTTGTTAGAACCCGGAAATGGAAGCCGAAGCTTGAGACCATTAAAGAGACGCAGAAGAAACGGATTTCGAGTTTTGGGTTGAAGAAAGCTAACCCATTTCCATCTACGCCCATCCGATCGCCTTACCCACTTCATCATCTTCGTTCCATTCACTTTGCTTATAAGCACAAGATCCGAATCAAAGCCAGGAGTTGA
- the LOC101209858 gene encoding uncharacterized protein LOC101209858 has product MGAAWGRWSKLAAIVAVVAILRQLGKTYGWEFDRDAALKVFTQWSDRLGVWAMPAYVGIHTFTLALCLPYAVFFEATASLLFGFFPAVICVFFAKVLGASLSFWIGRLLFKNSSSAMEWAQRNKYFHLLSRGVEQDGWKFVLLARFSPIPSYVINYALAATKVGFFLDFLLPTVIGCMPMILQNTSIGSLAGAAVASASGSQKSQIWSYIFPVLGIGSSILISWRIKKYSSGLKVAGSSSSDEGNDNVDPSKTKEFKKTR; this is encoded by the exons ATGGGAGCTGCTTGGGGACGGTGGTCCAAATTAGCCGCTATAGTGGCGGTGGTGGCCATTCTTAGACAATTAGGGAAGACATACGGATGGGAATTTGATAGAGATGCGGCTCTCAAGGTTTTCACCCAATGGTCTGATCGATTGGGGGTATGGGCCATGCCTGCCTATGTCGGCATCCATACCTTCACACTTGCTCTCTGTTTGCCTTATGCCGTCTTCTTCGAAGCCACTGCTTCTTTGCTTTTCGGTTTCTTCCCTGCCGTCATTTGCGTTTTCTTTGCCAAGGTCCTTGGGGCTTCCCTCTCCTTCTGGATCGGCAG GTTACTTTTTAAGAATTCAAGTTCAGCTATGGAGTGGGCACAGAGGAATAAATATTTCCACCTTCTTTCTAGAGGAGTAGAGCAAGATGGTTGGAAATTTGTCCTTCTTGCTCGCTTTTCACCTATTCCCTCATACGTTATAAATTATGCTCTTGCTGCAACCAAAGTTGGGTTCTTCCTTGATTTTCTACTGCCAACTGTAATTGGATGCATGCCAATGATACTTCAGAACACATCGATTGGCAGTCTTGCTGGTGCTGCAGTTGCTTCAGCGTCGGGATCTCAGAAATCTCAGATATGGTCATACATTTTCCCAGTACTTGGTATCGGATCAAGCATTCTAATTTCGTGGAGGATTAAAAAGTACTCTAGTGGACTCAAAGTGGCGGGAAGTTCTTCTAGTGATGAAGGGAATGACAATGTTGACCCATCCAAAACCAAGGAGTTTAAGAAAACTCGATAA